A part of Manduca sexta isolate Smith_Timp_Sample1 chromosome 10, JHU_Msex_v1.0, whole genome shotgun sequence genomic DNA contains:
- the LOC115448298 gene encoding long-chain-fatty-acid--CoA ligase 5 isoform X3, translating into MVRVSKFYKEAKNGRFLRYLHEDTRTLFETFRRGVKESNNGNCLGWREGPNKPYVWQTYNETLLRAKNFGSGLICQGLAPGQSTFVGIYSQNCPEWIMTEQAAYCYSMVIVPLYDTLGANACAFIVNQTEMAVVVCEDDKKANLLLDQSPRCLRKLITIKEVSPSTYQRAKSRGVEILKFADVEFQGAQKDHPCVPPRPENLCTICYTSGTTGMPKGVMLTHENVVASMCSVTMQLGEHRPTKHDVMISFLPLAHMLERCCENALYMVGGAVGFYSGDIRRLGDDLSALKPTMLPAVPRLLNRLYDKAQSEVANSKIKKLLFNMALSAKESELKRGIIRSDSIWDKLVFRKVREGMGGRLRIMVVGSAPLAGNVLTFARCALGCLIVEGYGQTECTAPVTLTVQGDHVPEHVGPPVACCKVKLVDVPEMEYYAAQGQGEVCVQGANVFKGYFKEPEKTREVIDQDGWHHTGDVGKWLPNGTLKIIDRRKHIFKLSQGEYIVPEKIENIYIRSQYVEQVFVHGESLKSCVVAVVVPDVDVVKCWALENGIKGTFSELCEDERIKKVIMEDMLQWGKNAGLKTFEQVKDIYLHPDPFSVQNGLLTPTMKAKRPEIRNYFKPQIEDMYKQLE; encoded by the exons ATGGTACGAGTGtcaaaattttacaaagaaGCAAAGAACGGTCGTTTCTTACGTTATTTGCATGAAGATACACGCACACTTTTCGAGACGTTCCGGCGCGGTGTGAAAGAGTCAA ATAATGGTAATTGTCTCGGTTGGCGTGAGGGACCAAACAAGCCATATGTGTGGCAGACATACAATGAGACTCTGTTGCGAGCCAAGAACTTCGGCTCAGGGCTTATATGCCAAGGCCTCGCACCCGGACAAAGTACTTTTGTTG gtatTTATTCACAGAATTGTCCGGAATGGATCATGACAGAACAGGCGGCGTACTGCTATTCAATGGTTATAGTGCCGTTGTACGACACGTTGGGTGCAAACGCATGTGCCTTCATTGTTAACCAAA CTGAAATGGCCGTTGTCGTATGCGAAGACGACAAAAAAGCCAATCTACTATTGGACCAGTCGCCTCGCTGCCTCAGGAAGTTGATCACAATCAAAGAGGTGTCGCCGTCCACTTACCAGAGGGCGAAGAGTCGAGGTGTCGAGATCTTGAAGTTCGCCGACGTGGAATTCCAAGGCGCTCAGAAGGACCATCCGTGCGTC CCACCAAGACCGGAGAACTTATGCACAATCTGCTACACGTCCGGCACTACCGGCATGCCCAAGGGCGTGATGCTGACGCATGAGAACGTGGTCGCGTCCATGTGCAGCGTCACCATGCAACTCGGCGAGCACCGGCCCACCAAGCATGACGTCATGATCTCCTTCCTGCCACTCGCGCATATGCTCGAGCGGTGCTGCGAG AACGCTCTCTACATGGTGGGAGGAGCTGTCGGTTTCTACAGTGGCGACATCAGAAGGCTGGGCGACGACCTGAGCGCGCTGAAGCCGACCATGCTGCCGGCGGTGCCGCGCCTGCTCAACAGGCTCTACGATAAGGCACAGTCCGAGGTCGCCAACTCGAAGATCAAGAAGCTGCTGTTCAACATGGCGCTGTCTGCAAAGGAATCGGAATTGAAAAG aGGTATAATCCGAAGCGATTCCATCTGGGACAAGTTGGTATTCCGCAAGGTGCGCGAGGGCATGGGCGGCAGGCTCCGCATCATGGTGGTGGGGTCGGCCCCGCTGGCTGGCAACGTCCTGACCTTCGCGCGATGTGCCCTCGGATGCCTG ATCGTGGAAGGCTACGGTCAGACTGAGTGCACTGCGCCGGTGACTCTCACGGTTCAGGGGGACCACGTGCCCGAACACGTCGGGCCTCCCGTCGCTTGTTGCAAAGTGAAG CTAGTGGACGTGCCCGAGATGGAGTACTACGCGGCGCAGGGGCAAGGCGAGGTATGTGTGCAGGGCGCCAACGTGTTCAAGGGCTACTTCAAGGAGCCGGAGAAGACGCGCGAGGTGATCGACCAGGACGGCTGGCATCACACCGGAGACGTCGGAAAGTGGCTGCCG AACGGGACACTCAAAATTATCGACAGGAGAAAACACATTTTCAAGCTGTCGCAAGGAGAGTACATAGTGCCGGAGAAGAtcgagaatatttatattaggagTCAGTATGTGGAGCAGGTTTTCGTGCACGGCGAGTCATTGAAG TCGTGCGTGGTAGCCGTAGTGGTACCCGACGTGGATGTGGTGAAATGCTGGGCGCTGGAAAATGGCATCAAGGGCACCTTCTCCGAGCTGTGCGAGGATGAGCGCATCAAGAAGGTTATTATGGAAGACATGCTGCAGTGGGGCAAGAACGCAGGACTCAAGACTTTTGAGCAG GTGAAAGATATATACCTGCACCCAGATCCGTTCTCGGTACAGAACGGCCTGCTGACGCCCACGATGAAGGCGAAGAGACCAGAAATTCGCAACTACTTCAAACCACAAATAGAGGACATGTATAAGCAACTCGAATAA
- the LOC115448298 gene encoding long-chain-fatty-acid--CoA ligase 5 isoform X2, translated as MACCDCCVGVAPIRPPINLTDQSDSIRGPEMVRVSKFYKEAKNGRFLRYLHEDTRTLFETFRRGVKESNNGNCLGWREGPNKPYVWQTYNETLLRAKNFGSGLICQGLAPGQSTFVGIYSQNCPEWIMTEQAAYCYSMVIVPLYDTLGANACAFIVNQTEMAVVVCEDDKKANLLLDQSPRCLRKLITIKEVSPSTYQRAKSRGVEILKFADVEFQGAQKDHPCVPPRPENLCTICYTSGTTGMPKGVMLTHENVVASMCSVTMQLGEHRPTKHDVMISFLPLAHMLERCCENALYMVGGAVGFYSGDIRRLGDDLSALKPTMLPAVPRLLNRLYDKAQSEVANSKIKKLLFNMALSAKESELKRGIIRSDSIWDKLVFRKVREGMGGRLRIMVVGSAPLAGNVLTFARCALGCLIVEGYGQTECTAPVTLTVQGDHVPEHVGPPVACCKVKLVDVPEMEYYAAQGQGEVCVQGANVFKGYFKEPEKTREVIDQDGWHHTGDVGKWLPNGTLKIIDRRKHIFKLSQGEYIVPEKIENIYIRSQYVEQVFVHGESLKSCVVAVVVPDVDVVKCWALENGIKGTFSELCEDERIKKVIMEDMLQWGKNAGLKTFEQVKDIYLHPDPFSVQNGLLTPTMKAKRPEIRNYFKPQIEDMYKQLE; from the exons GGACCTGAAATGGTACGAGTGtcaaaattttacaaagaaGCAAAGAACGGTCGTTTCTTACGTTATTTGCATGAAGATACACGCACACTTTTCGAGACGTTCCGGCGCGGTGTGAAAGAGTCAA ATAATGGTAATTGTCTCGGTTGGCGTGAGGGACCAAACAAGCCATATGTGTGGCAGACATACAATGAGACTCTGTTGCGAGCCAAGAACTTCGGCTCAGGGCTTATATGCCAAGGCCTCGCACCCGGACAAAGTACTTTTGTTG gtatTTATTCACAGAATTGTCCGGAATGGATCATGACAGAACAGGCGGCGTACTGCTATTCAATGGTTATAGTGCCGTTGTACGACACGTTGGGTGCAAACGCATGTGCCTTCATTGTTAACCAAA CTGAAATGGCCGTTGTCGTATGCGAAGACGACAAAAAAGCCAATCTACTATTGGACCAGTCGCCTCGCTGCCTCAGGAAGTTGATCACAATCAAAGAGGTGTCGCCGTCCACTTACCAGAGGGCGAAGAGTCGAGGTGTCGAGATCTTGAAGTTCGCCGACGTGGAATTCCAAGGCGCTCAGAAGGACCATCCGTGCGTC CCACCAAGACCGGAGAACTTATGCACAATCTGCTACACGTCCGGCACTACCGGCATGCCCAAGGGCGTGATGCTGACGCATGAGAACGTGGTCGCGTCCATGTGCAGCGTCACCATGCAACTCGGCGAGCACCGGCCCACCAAGCATGACGTCATGATCTCCTTCCTGCCACTCGCGCATATGCTCGAGCGGTGCTGCGAG AACGCTCTCTACATGGTGGGAGGAGCTGTCGGTTTCTACAGTGGCGACATCAGAAGGCTGGGCGACGACCTGAGCGCGCTGAAGCCGACCATGCTGCCGGCGGTGCCGCGCCTGCTCAACAGGCTCTACGATAAGGCACAGTCCGAGGTCGCCAACTCGAAGATCAAGAAGCTGCTGTTCAACATGGCGCTGTCTGCAAAGGAATCGGAATTGAAAAG aGGTATAATCCGAAGCGATTCCATCTGGGACAAGTTGGTATTCCGCAAGGTGCGCGAGGGCATGGGCGGCAGGCTCCGCATCATGGTGGTGGGGTCGGCCCCGCTGGCTGGCAACGTCCTGACCTTCGCGCGATGTGCCCTCGGATGCCTG ATCGTGGAAGGCTACGGTCAGACTGAGTGCACTGCGCCGGTGACTCTCACGGTTCAGGGGGACCACGTGCCCGAACACGTCGGGCCTCCCGTCGCTTGTTGCAAAGTGAAG CTAGTGGACGTGCCCGAGATGGAGTACTACGCGGCGCAGGGGCAAGGCGAGGTATGTGTGCAGGGCGCCAACGTGTTCAAGGGCTACTTCAAGGAGCCGGAGAAGACGCGCGAGGTGATCGACCAGGACGGCTGGCATCACACCGGAGACGTCGGAAAGTGGCTGCCG AACGGGACACTCAAAATTATCGACAGGAGAAAACACATTTTCAAGCTGTCGCAAGGAGAGTACATAGTGCCGGAGAAGAtcgagaatatttatattaggagTCAGTATGTGGAGCAGGTTTTCGTGCACGGCGAGTCATTGAAG TCGTGCGTGGTAGCCGTAGTGGTACCCGACGTGGATGTGGTGAAATGCTGGGCGCTGGAAAATGGCATCAAGGGCACCTTCTCCGAGCTGTGCGAGGATGAGCGCATCAAGAAGGTTATTATGGAAGACATGCTGCAGTGGGGCAAGAACGCAGGACTCAAGACTTTTGAGCAG GTGAAAGATATATACCTGCACCCAGATCCGTTCTCGGTACAGAACGGCCTGCTGACGCCCACGATGAAGGCGAAGAGACCAGAAATTCGCAACTACTTCAAACCACAAATAGAGGACATGTATAAGCAACTCGAATAA